Proteins from one Cytophagia bacterium CHB2 genomic window:
- a CDS encoding MGMT family protein — MAKPIPQTLFQRVKAIIKKIPRGKVATYGQIAALAGQPRAARQVALRRAVGSAPAQGAAPQTAQPPADGGVRNSARGRGRIEPAFAHTPAESAAQSALRRAR; from the coding sequence ATGGCAAAGCCAATTCCCCAGACATTATTTCAGCGCGTCAAAGCGATTATCAAAAAAATCCCGCGCGGCAAGGTGGCGACTTACGGCCAAATTGCGGCGCTCGCCGGGCAACCGCGTGCGGCGCGGCAGGTGGCCTTGCGTCGCGCCGTGGGGTCCGCGCCGGCCCAGGGCGCCGCGCCGCAGACGGCGCAGCCGCCCGCCGACGGCGGTGTGCGAAACAGCGCGCGCGGGCGTGGCCGGATCGAGCCGGCGTTTGCGCACACGCCGGCGGAATCCGCCGCCCAATCCGCACTCCGGAGGGCACGTTGA